A portion of the Manihot esculenta cultivar AM560-2 chromosome 2, M.esculenta_v8, whole genome shotgun sequence genome contains these proteins:
- the LOC110609287 gene encoding protein WHAT'S THIS FACTOR 1, chloroplastic, whose amino-acid sequence MTRSLSLPLQNHCYFSKSIFLPSTPLKRPRNHLLTSKKPVSISLSMCCSSPKMVRDASLDKHVVRQNKIRFVQKLKTLLLSKPKHYIPLHILSKCRSYLSLPDRRSIRSMIHRYPSIFEVFTIPTPQLPFNATKPYSQLCVRLTSSAVVLADQEFKLHSAISDNLAAKLQKLLMLSSHRRLLLSKLVHLAPDLGLPPNFRSRLCNDHPDKFKTVDTSYGRALELVSWDAQLAVPLSRPDVSLGLIVDRPLKFKHLRLRKGLNLKRRHQDFLIKFEELPDVCPYNTSSEEFVKETIEAEKRACAVVREVLGMTVEKRTLIDHLTHFRKEFGFPNKLRGMIVRHPELFYVSVKGLRDSVFLTEGYDDKGRLLKNDETSALKDQLMGLVRESKRMRREKRIGDTVNGSDIRDSDDVSSDESDDIGDDYFDGLENVFDSECSGFDCDLNKVHKSYDLGDYREKGEFWTVDACTGGANKEGRFLEPW is encoded by the coding sequence atgacgCGTTCACTGTCACTCCCATTGCAAAACCATTGTTACTTTAGCAAGTCAATCTTTCTCCCATCAACTCCTCTGAAGAGACCCAGAAATCATTTGTTAACTAGTAAGAAACCTGTAAGTATCTCTCTTTCCATGTGTTGTTCATCTCCCAAAATGGTTCGTGACGCTTCACTTGACAAGCATGTTGTGAGGCAAAACAAAATTCGTTTTgttcaaaagctcaaaactctACTCCTTTCCAAACCAAAGCACTACATTCCCCTCCACATTCTATCCAAATGTCGGTCCTACCTTTCCCTCCCTGACCGTCGTTCTATCCGCTCCATGATACATCGTTATCCTTCCATTTTTGAAGTATTCACAATCCCAACACCACAACTACCTTTCAATGCAACAAAGCCATATTCTCAACTATGCGTTCGTCTAACATCATCTGCAGTAGTTCTTGCTGATCAAGAATTTAAACTCCATTCTGCAATTTCCGATAACTTGGCCGCCAAACTTCAGAAACTTCTCATGCTTTCTTCTCATCGCCGGTTGCTCTTATCGAAGTTGGTCCATCTTGCGCCAGATCTTGGACTCCCCCCAAATTTCCGATCTCGCCTCTGCAATGACCACCCAGATAAATTCAAGACTGTTGACACCTCATATGGCCGTGCACTTGAGCTTGTATCATGGGATGCACAGTTAGCTGTTCCTTTATCCCGCCCTGATGTTTCACTTGGTTTGATAGTGGATAGACCTTTGAAATTTAAGCATTTAAGACTTCGGAAGGGACTGAATCTGAAGAGACGTCACCAAGATTTCCTTATCAAGTTTGAAGAATTGCCAGATGTGTGTCCTTACAATACCTCTTCAGAAGAATTTGTTAAAGAGACCATTGAAGCAGAAAAGAGAGCTTGTGCAGTGGTAAGAGAAGTGCTGGGAATGACGGTTGAAAAGAGAACTTTAATAGACCATTTGACACATTTCAGGAAGGAATTTGGATTTCCTAATAAGTTGAGAGGAATGATTGTAAGGCATCCAGAGCTGTTTTATGTGAGTGTGAAGGGCCTCAGGGATTCTGTTTTCTTGACTGAAGGCTATGATGACAAGGGTAGGCTTTTGAAGAACGATGAAACTTCAGCTCTTAAGGATCAGTTGATGGGGTTGGTCAGGGAATCTAAGAGGatgagaagagagaagagaattgGTGATACGGTGAACGGCAGTGATATTAGAGATTCTGATGATGTTAGCAGTGATGAATCTGATGACATTGGAGATGATTATTTTGATGGTTTGGAGAATGTGTTTGACTCTGAATGTTCAGGTTTTGATTGTGATTTGAATAAGGTTCATAAAAGCTATGATCTTGGGGATTACAGGGAAAAAGGAGAATTTTGGACGGTAGATGCTTGCACTGGTGGTGCCAACAAGGAAGGACGATTCTTGGAACCTTGGTAG